One Erpetoichthys calabaricus chromosome 9, fErpCal1.3, whole genome shotgun sequence genomic region harbors:
- the LOC114657208 gene encoding beta-1,3-galactosyltransferase 9: MWAHFTMQVSFCRLRTHQWCFLLFNAILFHALLFGADFVEEYLLQSSPATYTDAKVLELRERARKLDMETMKENISMHYAIKCPDICVTSDVFLLSMVFSNPANGTRRAQIRQTWANLTDVKGLLVLTLFVLGTSDSNDIQANVIVESHQHKDIIQGKFNDSDGNLILKMKLMLEWVVTFCPFARFIIKSDEDMFVNYKSLVEYLLGLKRHPDDLYIGRVIHQEMPDRNAQSKDFIPLSQYSEKYYPDYCSGAAFVISQDVARKIFVAFTETNLAVPYAMFIGICAKKAGVVPTHSSRFSGEKHIRYNRCCYSFMFTSAQMQLEELPTIWNEAREGKACSLLETYSGLVSCKALTYLDRFSFFSTGKINEK, from the coding sequence gtttcattttgccgactcCGTACACACCAGTGGTGTTTCCTGCTTTTCAATGCAATACTCTTCCATGCTTTACTTTTCGGGGCAGACTTTGTAGAGGAATACCTTCTGCAGTCCTCACCAGCAACGTACACGGATGCCAAGGTTCTGGAGCTTAGGGAGCGTGCCAGGAAGTTAGACATGGAAACCATGAAAGAGAACATATCAATGCACTATGCCATCAAGTGTCCGGATATATGTGTCACCAGTGATGTATTTCTGCTCTCAATGGTCTTCAGTAATCCAGCCAATGGCACCAGAAGGGCCCAGATTAGACAAACATGGGCCAATCTGACTGATGTCAAGGGACTGTTAGTGCTCACCTTATTTGTTCTTGGAACTAGTGATTCAAATGACATCCAAGCCAACGTGATTGTGGAATCACACCAACATAAGGACATCATTCAAGGCAAATTTAATGACTCTGATGGAAATCTTATTTTAAAGATGAAGCTGATGCTGGAATGGGTAGTCACATTTTGCCCTTTTGCACGTTTTATCATCAAAAGTGATGAGGATATGTTTGTCAACTACAAAAGTTTGGTCGAATATCTGTTGGGTTTGAAGCGGCACCCAGATGACCTCTATATTGGCCGAGTCATCCATCAGGAGATGCCAGACAGGAATGCTCAAAGCAAAGACTTCATACCTCTCAGTCAGTACTCAGAGAAATATTACCCTGACTACTGCTCCGGGGCTGCTTTTGTTATTTCCCAAGATGTTGCTCGAAAAATATTTGTGGCTTTCACTGAGACAAATCTGGCTGTACCATATGCTATGTTTATTGGCATCTGTGCCAAGAAAGCAGGTGTGGTTCCGACTCACAGCTCCAGATTTTCTGGAGAGAAGCACATCCGATATAATAGATGCTGCTACAGCTTCATGTTCACCTCTGCTCAAATGCAGCTTGAGGAACTGCCCACAATCTGGAATGAAGCCAGGGAGGGCAAAGCATGCAGCTTATTGGAAACATACTCTGGGCTGGTGTCCTGCAAGGCCTTGACCTACTTAGACCGCTTTTCCTTCTTCAGCACAGggaaaataaatgagaaatag